One region of Nitrospinaceae bacterium genomic DNA includes:
- the hup2 gene encoding SPBc2 prophage-derived DNA-binding protein HU 2 translates to MTKDELITSVIKSCKDPNLSKRLAGDVLDAAFENIAKSIKKDKRFAYPSFGTFTVRNRKARKGRNPQTGEEIKIKASKTVGFKPAPTLKNSL, encoded by the coding sequence TTGACTAAAGACGAATTGATCACCAGTGTTATTAAAAGTTGTAAAGATCCTAATCTATCTAAAAGGTTGGCAGGCGATGTTCTCGATGCAGCTTTCGAGAATATTGCCAAATCAATCAAAAAGGACAAACGGTTTGCTTACCCAAGCTTTGGAACATTCACCGTGAGAAACCGGAAAGCAAGAAAAGGCAGAAACCCGCAAACCGGAGAGGAAATCAAGATTAAGGCTAGCAAAACCGTTGGTTTCAAGCCCGCCCCTACACTAAAAAATTCCTTGTAG
- the def1 gene encoding peptide deformylase 1, producing MGKLEIARLGNPVLRKIAQPVNLNELSDPESDVQVLIDDMIETMRQDGGVGLAAPQVSRSLQVVVLECDHNERYPDRESIPLTALINPVITRYGEEKVLGWESCLSLIDFRGLVSRSQEVTVEAFDRQGKAMVIHAGGFLAVVLQHEIDHLNGKVFLDRMEDLTQLSYMKEFETYWLDHEAI from the coding sequence ATGGGTAAACTTGAAATTGCGAGATTGGGAAACCCTGTATTAAGAAAGATCGCGCAACCGGTGAATTTAAATGAACTGAGCGACCCTGAGAGTGACGTGCAGGTTTTAATTGACGACATGATTGAAACCATGCGGCAGGATGGAGGCGTTGGACTGGCGGCACCCCAGGTTTCCCGGTCCCTTCAGGTCGTGGTCCTCGAATGTGATCATAACGAAAGATACCCCGATCGCGAGAGCATTCCGTTGACGGCCCTTATCAACCCGGTGATCACCCGCTACGGTGAAGAAAAGGTGCTGGGTTGGGAAAGTTGCCTGAGTTTGATTGATTTTCGCGGCCTGGTCTCGCGGTCTCAGGAAGTGACGGTGGAAGCCTTTGACCGGCAGGGTAAAGCAATGGTGATCCATGCCGGTGGTTTTTTAGCGGTTGTTCTTCAGCATGAAATCGACCACCTGAATGGAAAGGTTTTTCTCGACCGCATGGAAGATCTCACCCAGCTTTCCTACATGAAGGAATTTGAGACCTACTGGCTGGATCACGAGGCGATTTGA
- a CDS encoding MFS transporter produces MESSPSKGYLNLLRTNRPFRNLWYGQVVSELGDWLNSIAIYSLILMLSGSGMAVATAMMAKLLPIFFVSPIAGVVIDRTSRKGVMILSDVLRFFIVLCFLFVEDKGDLWLVYTLVVLEISMAGFFEPARSAIIPSLIPRPQLVTANALSGSTWSVMLAFGAALGGLVVAFFGIQTAFIVDAFTFLISAWFISRIPEKPETAEKKAENRGEGGYKNFVEGMRYLRSKPIVFASALLKSGLAFSGGVMTLIPLYANKLLTNPSAVSLWIGIMYFSRGVGAAIGPVIVRSMFGDSSKVLRMAITIGFFMGAACYYSLARSDSLVGASISIGLSTLFGAIVWVYSSSLIHMEAEERFLGRIFSTEMGLLTLVMGISNWAVGYSVDHLQLTLETVVLWMAFLFLIPGVSWWVFLLFARQGLKEGKCETSICPVDPSGFNPVPPPVRREGNLPKMPVPGSDS; encoded by the coding sequence ATGGAATCCTCTCCTTCAAAAGGCTACCTGAATCTTCTAAGAACCAACCGCCCTTTTCGCAATCTCTGGTACGGCCAGGTGGTCTCAGAACTCGGCGACTGGCTGAACAGCATTGCCATCTATTCTCTCATTTTGATGCTCTCAGGTTCCGGAATGGCAGTGGCAACCGCGATGATGGCAAAACTATTGCCCATCTTCTTCGTCAGTCCTATTGCCGGGGTAGTCATCGACCGAACCAGCCGCAAAGGGGTGATGATCTTAAGCGACGTGTTGCGATTCTTCATCGTTCTTTGCTTTTTATTTGTAGAAGACAAAGGCGACCTCTGGCTGGTTTACACTCTGGTCGTTCTGGAAATCTCCATGGCGGGTTTTTTTGAACCGGCCCGCAGCGCCATCATTCCGTCACTTATTCCACGCCCGCAACTGGTGACGGCCAACGCCTTGAGCGGGTCCACCTGGTCTGTCATGCTGGCTTTCGGTGCGGCTCTCGGAGGACTGGTGGTGGCTTTTTTTGGAATCCAGACCGCGTTCATTGTGGATGCATTTACATTTTTGATCTCCGCCTGGTTCATTTCCCGGATTCCGGAAAAACCTGAAACCGCCGAAAAAAAAGCAGAGAACCGCGGTGAGGGCGGCTACAAAAATTTTGTCGAAGGAATGAGATACCTGCGTTCCAAACCTATCGTTTTCGCTTCCGCACTGTTAAAATCGGGGCTGGCTTTCTCCGGCGGCGTCATGACCTTGATTCCCTTATATGCAAATAAATTATTGACCAATCCTTCTGCGGTATCCTTATGGATCGGTATCATGTATTTTTCGCGCGGGGTCGGCGCCGCCATCGGCCCCGTGATTGTGAGGTCGATGTTCGGCGATTCATCCAAAGTCTTACGAATGGCGATTACGATCGGTTTTTTTATGGGGGCGGCCTGCTACTATTCTTTGGCCCGGTCAGATTCACTCGTTGGCGCCTCCATCAGCATAGGACTGTCTACCTTGTTCGGGGCGATCGTCTGGGTGTACAGTTCCTCCCTGATCCATATGGAAGCTGAGGAGCGGTTTCTAGGCCGGATTTTCAGCACGGAAATGGGCCTCCTGACCCTGGTCATGGGAATCAGCAATTGGGCGGTTGGATATTCGGTGGATCACCTGCAACTGACCCTGGAAACGGTTGTCCTGTGGATGGCGTTTCTTTTTCTGATTCCGGGAGTGTCCTGGTGGGTGTTCCTTTTGTTTGCCCGTCAAGGGCTCAAAGAGGGGAAATGTGAAACATCGATTTGCCCGGTGGACCCGAGCGGCTTCAACCCTGTTCCGCCCCCTGTTCGGCGTGAGGGCAATTTGCCGAAAATGCCGGTTCCCGGCAGTGATTCCTGA
- a CDS encoding membrane-bound O-acyltransferase family protein: protein MLFNSLTFIVFFLIVLALHYTIPSWRLQKSVLLIASYVFYAAWNPPFVLLLWISTLIDWYVARALEKEERPGRRRLLLTVSLSGNLGLLGFFKYGGFLLENFIALMDLVGIEFQAAPFDIILPVGISFYTFQTLSYTLDVYFRRARPSNSFLDFALYVTFFPQLVAGPIVRAGEFLPQCAEPKRATRDQFGWGLYFITLGLFQKVVLADGLLSSSADTVFGHGDGSVYAFDAWMGVLAFSAQIFCDFAGYSTCAIGVALCLGFVLPDNFRSPYAAIGFSDFWRRWHMTLSTWLRDYLYIALGGNRSGNVRTGINLLITMFLGGLWHGASWTFVAWGLLHGFYLVTEHFLRQHFGSAAWTQETWGRLALGFLTFFLVSLAWVFFRSSDFPSAWSLMGSLFGVYDQSSQLLSTREIIQVALVVVGLICSHWYLYEKRLEHAMEKFSAWFVVSIWVMMLCGLILMQGGANAFIYFQF from the coding sequence ATGCTATTCAACTCCCTCACCTTCATCGTCTTTTTCCTGATCGTTCTTGCGCTTCACTACACGATCCCGTCCTGGCGCCTGCAAAAATCCGTTTTGCTCATCGCCAGCTATGTTTTTTATGCCGCCTGGAACCCGCCGTTTGTTCTCCTGCTGTGGATTTCAACGCTAATCGATTGGTACGTCGCACGGGCTTTAGAGAAGGAGGAAAGGCCGGGCCGCCGCCGGCTCCTGTTGACCGTCAGCCTGTCCGGAAATTTGGGACTGCTGGGGTTTTTCAAGTATGGCGGATTTTTGCTGGAGAATTTTATCGCGCTGATGGATCTGGTGGGAATCGAATTTCAAGCGGCTCCTTTTGATATCATTCTTCCCGTCGGAATATCGTTTTATACCTTCCAGACTCTTTCCTACACGCTGGATGTCTATTTCCGAAGAGCCAGGCCCAGCAATTCATTTCTGGACTTCGCTCTTTACGTCACTTTTTTTCCGCAGTTGGTGGCGGGGCCGATCGTCCGGGCGGGGGAATTTCTTCCACAATGCGCCGAACCTAAAAGAGCCACGCGCGATCAGTTTGGCTGGGGGCTGTATTTTATTACCTTAGGATTATTTCAAAAGGTGGTTCTGGCGGATGGACTGCTTTCCTCTTCGGCGGACACGGTGTTCGGTCACGGTGACGGCTCTGTCTATGCTTTTGATGCCTGGATGGGCGTGCTGGCCTTTTCGGCGCAGATTTTCTGTGACTTTGCGGGCTATTCCACCTGCGCCATTGGTGTAGCGCTTTGTCTGGGGTTCGTTCTGCCGGACAATTTTCGTTCCCCTTATGCAGCGATCGGTTTTTCCGATTTCTGGCGCCGCTGGCACATGACCTTGTCCACGTGGTTGCGGGATTATCTTTACATTGCTCTCGGCGGCAATCGGAGCGGCAACGTGCGAACTGGGATCAATCTTTTGATCACCATGTTTCTGGGCGGCCTCTGGCATGGGGCGTCCTGGACGTTTGTTGCCTGGGGATTGTTGCATGGATTCTATCTGGTAACGGAGCATTTTTTGCGCCAGCATTTCGGCTCCGCCGCCTGGACCCAAGAGACGTGGGGACGGCTGGCGCTTGGGTTTCTCACGTTTTTTCTTGTCAGCCTGGCGTGGGTTTTCTTCCGGTCGAGTGATTTCCCGTCAGCATGGAGTTTGATGGGTTCTCTCTTCGGGGTTTATGACCAAAGCTCGCAGCTTTTGTCCACGCGCGAGATCATTCAGGTGGCCCTGGTGGTTGTGGGACTGATTTGTTCGCACTGGTATTTGTATGAAAAACGCCTTGAGCACGCCATGGAAAAATTCTCCGCCTGGTTTGTTGTCAGCATCTGGGTCATGATGTTGTGTGGTTTGATACTAATGCAGGGAGGGGCCAATGCCTTCATCTACTTCCAGTTTTAA
- a CDS encoding pyruvate kinase produces the protein MTVRLTKIIATLGPASGTKKNIKELVKTGVNLFRLNLSHGDHEVVRQWISWIREAEKELKTFVGILLDLQGPKIRVGKFKDGSIQLHRGREMVFTTERVMGTESLVPIQYGSFHKDVKPGDQVFLNDGNLCVEVKKVSGKRVTGVVKAGGPLSDHKGVNLPDSSLTTSPLTPKDKKDLQFGLQEGVDFVALSFVGRAKDIDQLRRLIRASGGDAEIIAKIERKQAVENLEEIVAATDGVMVARGDLGVEIPFADVPVVQQKILKACAQESKPVIVATQMLESMIVNPRPTRAEVSDVANSVMCHADAVMLSGETAVGKHPTAAVKVMVETAIKTETFQRQGPRIMRWHESDRENTSIARGITYSANQLVELLQARAVIVFTLSGGTARMMASQSPMVPMFVFTSSLASARRLTLLRGAIPFLMEKRKDFLEDMGALFRILKKQRLVKKGNRVVITAGLPFHIPNRANVVRVENIP, from the coding sequence ATGACCGTGCGCCTGACCAAAATCATCGCCACCCTCGGACCCGCAAGCGGCACCAAAAAAAATATCAAAGAACTGGTTAAAACCGGGGTCAACCTGTTTCGCCTCAATCTCTCGCACGGCGATCATGAAGTCGTCCGTCAATGGATCAGCTGGATACGCGAGGCCGAGAAGGAACTGAAAACCTTCGTCGGTATTCTTCTGGATCTACAGGGACCCAAGATCCGCGTGGGAAAATTTAAAGACGGTTCCATTCAACTGCACCGGGGCCGAGAAATGGTTTTCACCACGGAAAGAGTGATGGGTACAGAATCATTGGTCCCCATCCAGTACGGCAGTTTTCACAAGGATGTTAAACCGGGCGACCAGGTGTTTTTAAACGACGGCAACCTGTGCGTGGAGGTGAAAAAAGTTTCCGGAAAACGGGTGACAGGGGTCGTCAAAGCCGGAGGCCCCCTGTCCGACCACAAGGGAGTGAATCTTCCGGATTCGTCCCTCACCACCAGCCCTTTGACGCCAAAGGACAAGAAGGATCTTCAATTCGGCCTGCAGGAAGGGGTCGATTTTGTGGCCTTGTCTTTTGTGGGAAGAGCGAAAGATATCGACCAGCTTAGGCGCCTGATCCGTGCATCAGGAGGAGATGCGGAAATCATCGCCAAAATCGAGCGCAAACAGGCGGTGGAGAACCTGGAGGAAATCGTGGCGGCCACCGACGGAGTGATGGTGGCTCGCGGTGATCTGGGGGTGGAAATTCCTTTTGCCGATGTCCCGGTCGTTCAACAAAAAATTTTAAAGGCCTGCGCCCAAGAGAGCAAGCCGGTGATCGTCGCCACTCAGATGCTGGAATCGATGATTGTCAATCCCAGGCCCACTCGGGCGGAAGTTTCGGATGTTGCCAATTCTGTCATGTGTCATGCGGATGCCGTCATGCTCTCCGGTGAAACGGCGGTCGGCAAGCATCCGACGGCGGCGGTGAAGGTGATGGTGGAAACGGCCATTAAGACGGAAACCTTTCAGCGGCAAGGCCCGAGAATCATGCGTTGGCATGAATCGGACAGGGAAAATACTTCTATTGCCAGGGGAATCACTTATTCCGCCAATCAATTGGTTGAACTGCTTCAGGCCCGGGCGGTGATTGTTTTCACCCTGAGTGGCGGGACCGCCAGAATGATGGCGTCTCAGAGCCCCATGGTGCCGATGTTCGTGTTTACTTCGAGTCTTGCCAGTGCCAGGCGGTTGACCCTGCTCAGGGGGGCGATTCCTTTTCTCATGGAAAAAAGGAAGGATTTTCTTGAGGATATGGGGGCTTTGTTCCGCATTCTGAAAAAACAGCGTTTGGTGAAAAAAGGGAACCGGGTGGTCATCACCGCCGGCCTTCCTTTTCATATTCCCAACCGGGCCAACGTGGTGCGGGTGGAAAACATTCCATGA